TGGTCACGCAGGCGTCCAACGCGGCATCAGCCATGGCGGAGAATGCGAAGCGGATGGCGGCGACGGTCGCGGCGCTGAAGCGCGCCGGCGTGGCGGACAAGGACATCCGCACGGCATCGCTCAGCCTGCAGCCGCAATATCGCTATACGGACAACCAGCCGCCCGCGATCACGGGCTATCAGGCGAGCAATTCGCTGACCGTCACCTTCCGCGACATCGGCAGGACGGGGGCGATTCTCGACGCGCTGGTCGCGGCGGGCGTCAACCAGATCGGCGGACCGGATTTCGCGCTGGAGCATCCAGACGCCGCGCTCGACGAGGCGCGTGTGCAGGCGGTGCAGAAGGCGCGCGCCAAGGCGGAGGTCTATGCCAAGGCGGCGGGCCTTTCGATCAAGCGAATCGTCGCGATCGGCGAGAGCGGCGGCTATTCCCCGCAACCGCCCCGCCCGATGATGATGGCGATGGCGCGCGCCAAGGAGGCGACCGACCTCCAGCCCGGCGAGGAGAAGATCGGCGTGACGGTGAACGTAACGTTCGAACTGCAGTAAATCCGCGAACAGAAAAGGCCGCCCCGCTGTCGAGCGGGACGGCCTGTCTGGTTTAAGCGAACGCCACGCGCTCTACGCTACTCGCAACGAAACCGGATCAGCGCACCGAACCGCGGCGCACGAGGTTCACGATCGCCAGCAGGATAACCGCGCCGAGCAGCGACACCAGGAAGGTGCTGAGCGTCAGGCCCGCATTGTTGATGTTGCCGCCGCCGGTCACCAGACCGCCGATGACCGCACCGATGACGCCGACGACGATGTTGAGGATGATGCCCTGCTGGGCGTCGGTCCGCATGATGATGCTGGCGAGCCAGCCGACGATGCCACCGATGACGAGCCAAAGAATGATACCCATGTCATGCCTCCTGCTTCGCCGCGCGGGCCTGGACCTGTCGTGCGGCGCTCCGGTTCTTGATACGCATGGGGAATGATTGCGTTCCGCAGGTCCACGACTTTGCAATCGCCAGAAACGACGAAGGGCCGCCCTGCCGGACTGGCGGGGCGACCCTCGAACCGCTTCGCGAAACGTCGCGTCAGAACTTCTGCTGGCGCTCGTACACCGAACGATAATGCTGGATTCGCGTGACACGCAGGCCCGGCATTCCCGAACGATCGACCGCGCGCTGCCAGCCCGCAAATTCCTCGAGCGTCAGCGAATAACGTTGGCACACCTCGTCCACGGTCAGCAGCCCGCCATTCACGGCGGCCACCACCTCGGCCTTGCGGCGCACGACCCAGCGCCGGGTTTCCGGCGGGGGGAGCGTGTCCAGCGTCAGCGGCTCGCCGAGCGGACCGATCACCTGAGCCGGACGAAACTTCTGATTCTCGATCACTTTTCACACCTCGAACTGGGCCGTAGCCAGCGATGCTCCCCCATCGCATCGTCCCCTCTACCGGGAAGCGGTTGAAGGAACGCTAAAACGCCAAGGTAAATCCGGGCTTCATCAGTCTTGACCGCGCCTTTTCGGCCGATGCGTGGGCAATACGGGGGTGGAAGCTGCCCTGCAGTTCGCCGATGGCACCGGCATCCTGCCCGCCGAACACCTGCACCAGAGCGGCCAGGCTGTCGCCGGTGCGCTCGCGCTGCGGGCGGGACATGCGACCGGCGAGCTGCGCGGTGGACGAGGATGCCTGGCTCACCGCCGCGCCGGCGATCAGCAGTGCATGGTCCAGGCCGTGGTCCGGCGAGAGAAGATGTTTCGGGTCCATGCGCTCTTCTGTGAATCCTGTGGGAGCGCAATGATGCGGTAAGTATGGCTAACAACCGGTAAACAAGGGGCAGCGGTTCGTCGCTTTTGCGCAGCCGGCGCCGATCCGCTATGGGCGCCGCATCATGCAGGCCGATTTCCAGCTGGGCAGCGACATGAAGGGTCGCCGCATCGTCGTCGCCATGTCGGGCGGGGTCGACAGTTCCGTTGTGGCGGCGCTCGCCGCGCGAACGGGCGCGGAGACGATCGGCATCACCCTGCAGCTCTACGATCATGGCGCGGCGGTCGGCCGTGCGGGCAGCTGCTGCGCGGGCCGCGACATCCGCGACGCGCGCGCGGTGTGCGATCGCCTAGGCATCGCGCATTACGTGTTCGACTATGAGAGCGCCTTCCGCGAGAGCGTGATCGATCGCTTCGCCGACGATTACATGGCGGGCCGCACCCCGATCCCCTGCGTGCGCTGCAACCAGGGGGTGAAGTTCACCGATCTGCTGCGCCTCGCCCGCGATCTCGGCGCGGACTGTCTCGCGACCGGCCATTATGTGCGGCGCGTGGAGGGGGCGGCGGGCGCGGAGCTGCACCGCGCCGCCGATCCGGCGCGCGACCAGAGCTATTTCCTGTTCGCCACGACGCAGGATCAGCTCGACTATCTCCGCTTCCCGCTGGGCGGTATGCCCAAGGCGCAGGTGCGCGAACTGGCGGCGGAGATCGGTCTCGGCGTCGCGGCCAAGCCCGACAGCCAGGACATCTGCTTCGTGCCCGACGGCGACTATGCGTCGGTGGTGAAGAAAGTCCGGCCCGAGGCGGAGAAGGCGGGCGAGATCGTCGATCTGTCCGGCCGCGTGCTCGGCGCGCACCGCGGGCTGATCCACTTCACGGTGGGCCAGCGACGCGGGCTGGAGATCGGTGGATCGCCCGAGCCGCTGTACGTGGTGAAGCTGGACGCGCCGGGCAACCGCGTGGTGGTCGGTCCACGCCGCGCGCTGGCGGTGAGCGCGGCAAGGCTGTCCGACATCAACTGGCTGGGCGGAGACTTCGACGGACCGCTGACCGCCAAGGTACGCTCGATGGCCAAGCCCGTACCGGCGCGCTTCGTGGACGGCACCGTGCTGTTCGACGCGCCGGAATATGGCGTCGCGCCGGGGCAGGCGGCGGTGCTCTATGCGGGCGACCGAGTGCTGGGCGGCGGCTGGATCGAGACGACGGTCGCGGCGGAAGCGCTCGCGGCCTGAGGCGTCTTTCTCGTTCAGATCTGCCGGAGACGCCCCACTTCGTCGATGATTTGCGGCCAGTAATCCGCAGGCATGAAGCGATTCTCGCCAAGCAAGAGCCGTTTGGCGCCTTTGGGATTACGAGCCGCCAGCACCAATCGGCGCACATCCTCGTCCCGCCAGCCAGCCCATTCGCCGGCTATATCCAGCAGGTTGAAATAAAAGGCCGGCCGCACTTCCCATCGCAAAACGCGCTCTGCCTCTTCGATGGACCATCCGTCCCGAACGATCACGTTGGCAATGGTGGGAACCCAATGTTCGGGCATATCGGTATCGAGGAACAGGTCTGCGAGTGCGCACCACAGCGGCATGCGGCGAGTGATCTCCGCCTCGCAAACTTCTGTCACAGTATGAATCTCCCCTCGATCACCGTGCGGCACTGGCCCGACAGCACCACTCGCTCGCCCTCGTAAAGGCAGCCCAACCGCCCGCCGCGCGCCGACGCCTGATAGGCGGTGAACTCCGCCCGCCCCAGCTTCTCCGCCCAATAGGGCACTGCGACCGCGTGGGCCGATCCGGTGACCGGATCCTCGTCGATGCCGCCGCCGGGGGCGAAGGCACGGCTGACGATGTCGGTGTCGGTCCCGCGCGCCGAGATGATGGTCAGCAGATCGCCATGGGTGGCGAGCGCGCGGAAATCGGGATCGCAGGCGCGCACGATGCTCTCGTCCTCGACAACGACGAGTCCGTAGCGATGCTCGTGCCACAGCGTCTCGACCACGCCGCCGATGCCGAGGCCGGCGACGATGTCGGGCAGCGGCTTGGGTGTCGGCTTCCATGCCGGCAGCGCCAGCGTATAGGCGCCGCCGTCGCGGCCGACCTCCAGCACGCCGACCTTGCGGGTGCGGAAGGTGACGCGATCGCGCGACCGATCGGCGCCGAGGATGAAATGCCCGCTCGCCAGCGTTGCATGGCCGCACATCACCACCTCGACCGCAGGGGTGAACCAGCGCAGTTCGTAATCCGCCTCGCCGGTGGCATCGGGCAGCAGGAAGGCGGTTTCGGACAGGTTGTTCTCCGCCGCGATCGCCTGCAGCGTCGCATCGTCGAGCCACGCGTCGAGCGGCATTACGGCCGCCGGGTTGCCGGTGAAGGGGGCGTCGGCAAAGGCGTCGATCTGGACGAATGGCAGCTTCAAATCTCGCTCCTCTCGGCGATGTGGGCGGGCAGGGTGCCCTCCTGGTCGACATGGCCGACCGGATCGGGATGGATGATCACCTCCAGGCCGGGGAAGGCGGCCATCAGCGTCGTCTCGATATGCTCCATCACCTCGTGCGCGGTGCCGATCGTCGTTTCGGGCGGGAAGGACATGTGGAACTGGGCGAAATCGTGCGCGCCGCTGGCGCGGGTGCGCAGATCGTGCATCCCCGCCATCGCCGGAATGGTCGCGGCGACGTCGAGGAAGGCGCGGCGTTTCTCCTCCGGCCATTCGCGGTCCATCAACTGGTCGATCGCGTGGGAAGCGGAGGCCCATGCCCCCCATCCGAGCCAACCCGCGATGGCGAGGCCGAACAGCGCGTCCGCACCCTGCAGCCCCGCGTAGCGATCGAGCACCAGTGCCAGCACGACAGCGAAGTTGAGCGCGAGATCCGATTTGTAGTGCAGATTATCCGCCCCGATCGCGACCGAGCGGGTGCGGGCCAGCACCGCCTTCTGATAGGCGAGCAGGGCCATGGTCGCCGCCATCGCGACGATCGAGACGGCGATGCCCGTCTCGGGCGAAGCGGTGGGTGCGCCTTCCGCGAAGGCCATGATGGCGCGGGCCGCGATGGCGACCGCCGATGCCGCGATCAGTGCCACCTGGAAGAGCGCGGCCAGCGCTTCCGCCTTGCCATGCCCGAAACGGTGATGCTCGTCGGCGCGCTGGGCCGCCACATGGACGCCATAGAGCGTGACGAGGCTGGCGATCAGATCGAGTCCGGTATCCGCCAGGGAGGCAAGCATCGCGACCGATCCTGTCTCGATCACGGCGTAGACCTTCAGGCCCAGCAGCAGAGTTG
Above is a window of Sphingomonas oryzagri DNA encoding:
- a CDS encoding PhzF family phenazine biosynthesis protein, whose amino-acid sequence is MKLPFVQIDAFADAPFTGNPAAVMPLDAWLDDATLQAIAAENNLSETAFLLPDATGEADYELRWFTPAVEVVMCGHATLASGHFILGADRSRDRVTFRTRKVGVLEVGRDGGAYTLALPAWKPTPKPLPDIVAGLGIGGVVETLWHEHRYGLVVVEDESIVRACDPDFRALATHGDLLTIISARGTDTDIVSRAFAPGGGIDEDPVTGSAHAVAVPYWAEKLGRAEFTAYQASARGGRLGCLYEGERVVLSGQCRTVIEGRFIL
- a CDS encoding SIMPL domain-containing protein produces the protein MNYRLLSAAVLAMALPGAALADEVSTVPIAGTRLDVSADGQVTRAPDIVTVSAGVVTQASNAASAMAENAKRMAATVAALKRAGVADKDIRTASLSLQPQYRYTDNQPPAITGYQASNSLTVTFRDIGRTGAILDALVAAGVNQIGGPDFALEHPDAALDEARVQAVQKARAKAEVYAKAAGLSIKRIVAIGESGGYSPQPPRPMMMAMARAKEATDLQPGEEKIGVTVNVTFELQ
- a CDS encoding GlsB/YeaQ/YmgE family stress response membrane protein, producing MGIILWLVIGGIVGWLASIIMRTDAQQGIILNIVVGVIGAVIGGLVTGGGNINNAGLTLSTFLVSLLGAVILLAIVNLVRRGSVR
- a CDS encoding DUF7079 family protein, with protein sequence MTEVCEAEITRRMPLWCALADLFLDTDMPEHWVPTIANVIVRDGWSIEEAERVLRWEVRPAFYFNLLDIAGEWAGWRDEDVRRLVLAARNPKGAKRLLLGENRFMPADYWPQIIDEVGRLRQI
- a CDS encoding cation diffusion facilitator family transporter, translated to MNAATEAGTLNRRAALASVSLATLLLGLKVYAVIETGSVAMLASLADTGLDLIASLVTLYGVHVAAQRADEHHRFGHGKAEALAALFQVALIAASAVAIAARAIMAFAEGAPTASPETGIAVSIVAMAATMALLAYQKAVLARTRSVAIGADNLHYKSDLALNFAVVLALVLDRYAGLQGADALFGLAIAGWLGWGAWASASHAIDQLMDREWPEEKRRAFLDVAATIPAMAGMHDLRTRASGAHDFAQFHMSFPPETTIGTAHEVMEHIETTLMAAFPGLEVIIHPDPVGHVDQEGTLPAHIAERSEI
- the sciP gene encoding CtrA inhibitor SciP; this encodes MIENQKFRPAQVIGPLGEPLTLDTLPPPETRRWVVRRKAEVVAAVNGGLLTVDEVCQRYSLTLEEFAGWQRAVDRSGMPGLRVTRIQHYRSVYERQQKF
- the mnmA gene encoding tRNA 2-thiouridine(34) synthase MnmA, translating into MQADFQLGSDMKGRRIVVAMSGGVDSSVVAALAARTGAETIGITLQLYDHGAAVGRAGSCCAGRDIRDARAVCDRLGIAHYVFDYESAFRESVIDRFADDYMAGRTPIPCVRCNQGVKFTDLLRLARDLGADCLATGHYVRRVEGAAGAELHRAADPARDQSYFLFATTQDQLDYLRFPLGGMPKAQVRELAAEIGLGVAAKPDSQDICFVPDGDYASVVKKVRPEAEKAGEIVDLSGRVLGAHRGLIHFTVGQRRGLEIGGSPEPLYVVKLDAPGNRVVVGPRRALAVSAARLSDINWLGGDFDGPLTAKVRSMAKPVPARFVDGTVLFDAPEYGVAPGQAAVLYAGDRVLGGGWIETTVAAEALAA